In Cucurbita pepo subsp. pepo cultivar mu-cu-16 unplaced genomic scaffold, ASM280686v2 Cp4.1_scaffold000134, whole genome shotgun sequence, the following proteins share a genomic window:
- the LOC111783968 gene encoding uncharacterized protein LOC111783968: MKGLACHGHAAMGNMPWTSMTVTPSTLDGLGWSAVAGLVRSRTLDWLGRIRWMGCATHAEWAGPRTLDWLGRTHSIGLAVLTQWAGPRSLEWAWPHTLDGLGGARWLRCVSFVGSAGPLAVKCAGCHNLTMKRVGCDPHAMTSKGASLKRRPSGHMWANVEECHDAIEEDDASSNTPPRKVGIEDMLRHKHNRDISIDMKDKIGLLKGRVGPRALTSKVEVPEGIWSCGSGVKSVHMKYECSPSLVSIGHWTDNHVYSW; encoded by the exons atgaaaggattggcttgtcatgggcatgcggccatgggcaatatgccctggacgagcatgaccgtgacacccaGCACACTAGATGGATTGGGCTGGTCTGCTGTTGCTGGATTGGTTAGGTCGCGCACTCTGGATTGGCTGGGCCGCATACGCTGGATGGGCTGTGCCACACACGCCGAATGGGCTGGGCCTCGCACGCTGGATTGGCTAGGCCGCACACACTCGATTGGGCTAGCCGTACTCACTCAATGGGCTGGGCCGCGCTCCCTCGAGTGGGCTTGGCCGCACACGCTGGATGGGCTGGGCGGCGCACGCTGGTTGCGCTGCGTTTCGTTTGTTGGTTCGGCTGGGCCGCTTGCGGTTAAGTGCGCTGGGTGTCACAAccttactatgaagagagtaggttgtgaccctcacgccaTGACAAGCAAAGGGGCGTCCCTCAAGAGACGCCCATCCGGCCATATGTGGGCCAACGTAGAAGAATGCCATGATGCGATCGAGGAGgacgatgcatcatccaacacaccaccacGCAAAGTGGGTATTGAAGACATGTTGAGACACAAGCATAACAGAGACATCAGCATAGACATGAAGgacaagataggcttgttgaagggccgggtagggccccgggccttaacctcaaaagtcgagGTTCCGGAAGGAATTTGGTCATGCGGTTCGGGAGTTAAgtccgtccatatgaaatatgaatgctcgccaagtTTGGTGTCGATCGGACATTGGACGgaca atcatgtctactcctggtag